Proteins from one Pleuronectes platessa chromosome 16, fPlePla1.1, whole genome shotgun sequence genomic window:
- the LOC128459075 gene encoding transmembrane ascorbate-dependent reductase CYB561 isoform X2 — MDDSAPCPGHSMFGWLVGASQVLGLASVVLTGVWMGHYHGGFAWDGSAQEFNLHPLCMVLGMVFLQGDAILVYRVFRNESKRNVKVLHGIIHLLALIISIIGFAAVFDFHRAAKIPDMYSLHSWCGMATLVLFCLQWVMGLLFFLFPVASLWLRAAYLPIHMFCGLVLVVMAIGTSMLGITEKLLFSIMPTYPLFSPEGMLANSLGILLLCFGVLLCYLVSKEEFRRPPNPEEESLSVHFKTLTEGGSPTTP, encoded by the exons ATGGATGATTCTGCTCCATGTCCCGGTCACTCTATGTTTGGGTGGTTGGTGGGAGCATCACAGGTTCTGGGTCTGGCATCTGTGGTGCTGACCGGTGTGTGGATGGGTCATTACCATGGAGGCTTTGCTTGGGATGGCTCAGCGCAGGAGTTCAACCTGCACCCTCTTTGCATGGTGCTGGGTATGGTCTTCCTGCAAGGCGACG CCATTCTGGTTTACAGAGTATTTCGTAATGAGTCGAAGAGAAATGTAAAGGTTCTTCATGGCATCATTCACCTGCTTGCTCTTATCATCAGCATCATAG gttttgCAGCTGTGTTTGATTTCCACAGAGCAGCAAAGATTCCAGACATGTACTCTCTTCACAGCTGGTGTGGCATGGCAACCTTAGTCCTGTTCTGCTTGCag TGGGTGATGGGTTTGCTGTTCTTCCTGTTTCCGGTTGCGTCGTTATGGTTACGTGCCGCATACCTCCCCATCCACATGTTTTGTGGTCTGGTTCTGGTAGTTATGGCCATAGGGACCAGTATGCTTGGCATCACAGAGAAACTCCTCTTCAGCATCAT GCCAACTTATCCTCTGTTTTCCCCAGAGGGGATGCTGGCCAACAGTTTGGggatcctgctgctgtgttttgggGTGCTGCTCTGCTACCTGGTCTCCAAGGAAGAGTTCAGACGCCCACCTAACCCAGAGGAAGAGTCCCTATCTGTGCACTTCAAGACCCTGACAGAGGGGGGGTCACCCACCACACCCTGA
- the LOC128459075 gene encoding transmembrane ascorbate-dependent reductase CYB561 isoform X1, which yields MIVALLRQCGRTSCHVFIMDDSAPCPGHSMFGWLVGASQVLGLASVVLTGVWMGHYHGGFAWDGSAQEFNLHPLCMVLGMVFLQGDAILVYRVFRNESKRNVKVLHGIIHLLALIISIIGFAAVFDFHRAAKIPDMYSLHSWCGMATLVLFCLQWVMGLLFFLFPVASLWLRAAYLPIHMFCGLVLVVMAIGTSMLGITEKLLFSIMPTYPLFSPEGMLANSLGILLLCFGVLLCYLVSKEEFRRPPNPEEESLSVHFKTLTEGGSPTTP from the exons ATGATAGTGGCTCTTCTGCGACAATGTGGCCGCACTTCCTGCCATGTCTTC ATCATGGATGATTCTGCTCCATGTCCCGGTCACTCTATGTTTGGGTGGTTGGTGGGAGCATCACAGGTTCTGGGTCTGGCATCTGTGGTGCTGACCGGTGTGTGGATGGGTCATTACCATGGAGGCTTTGCTTGGGATGGCTCAGCGCAGGAGTTCAACCTGCACCCTCTTTGCATGGTGCTGGGTATGGTCTTCCTGCAAGGCGACG CCATTCTGGTTTACAGAGTATTTCGTAATGAGTCGAAGAGAAATGTAAAGGTTCTTCATGGCATCATTCACCTGCTTGCTCTTATCATCAGCATCATAG gttttgCAGCTGTGTTTGATTTCCACAGAGCAGCAAAGATTCCAGACATGTACTCTCTTCACAGCTGGTGTGGCATGGCAACCTTAGTCCTGTTCTGCTTGCag TGGGTGATGGGTTTGCTGTTCTTCCTGTTTCCGGTTGCGTCGTTATGGTTACGTGCCGCATACCTCCCCATCCACATGTTTTGTGGTCTGGTTCTGGTAGTTATGGCCATAGGGACCAGTATGCTTGGCATCACAGAGAAACTCCTCTTCAGCATCAT GCCAACTTATCCTCTGTTTTCCCCAGAGGGGATGCTGGCCAACAGTTTGGggatcctgctgctgtgttttgggGTGCTGCTCTGCTACCTGGTCTCCAAGGAAGAGTTCAGACGCCCACCTAACCCAGAGGAAGAGTCCCTATCTGTGCACTTCAAGACCCTGACAGAGGGGGGGTCACCCACCACACCCTGA